From the genome of Ahaetulla prasina isolate Xishuangbanna chromosome 15, ASM2864084v1, whole genome shotgun sequence, one region includes:
- the SETD1B gene encoding histone-lysine N-methyltransferase SETD1B isoform X1, which translates to MILAEVNLQKQLDQRHGERPGGSLGREENHHWKSYKLIIDPALKKGQHKLYRYDGQHFSIPNPSLAPVECVEDPRIGRIWTKTKELELSVPKFKIDEFYVGPVPPKQVTFAKLNDNIRENFLTDMCKKYGEVEEVEILYNPKNRKHLGIAKVVFATVKGAREAVQHLHNTSVMGNIIHVQLDTKGEKRMHFYELLVNGLYTPQTLPVETEQDASPTLSETLQLADTLKRLKDSGLSSAGSSTTPNSSTPFSHDTAFSSCRQDTPNSYSQFTPQSQGTPLTPRVGTPFSQDSAYSSRQTTPAYHFGQDSSYKPRRHETKFTDAYNRRLGHHYVHNSAGTFRSSEHQFGAFKSHQPETVQYPQASPVSHSGASTYKSAFSPYQAPATYPQPEEPQFSQTSREVEYRRPPPPPPAEVTVESSAAPPAEFVPAKDKPEEPPPLPPPPPPEPDSLNEPSSVGPSFGQTPEGSETPGTPTVESESQPNSLDSRIEMLLKEQRTKLYFLNEHDSDNEIRMEGSPISSSSSQLSPIPNSQPNYRAQTPSSRPSSTGLEDISPTPLPDSDDDEPITVVASACQNSRGAAEASVTPVDQLNRTSKSEPLEAKETQPVGSSPVPEEMEECHQSSGEDMEISDDEMSESPSAECAKNIVVNTSIGNTAVMTSSIPMPPPGFPPLPPPPPPQPVFPMPPPLPPPPPPTHPAVTVPPPPLPTPPGVPPPHILPPLPPFHPGMFPLMQMDMISVLGNQWGGLSMSFQMQTQMLSRLMQGQNTYQYPPFVSNRMQFVNLPPYRHFSMGAAMNRGQQWPPLPRFDPSVPPPGYEPKKEDPHKATVDGVLLLIVKELKAIMKRDLNKKMVEVVAFRAFDDWWDKKERLAKASLTPVKSGDHKDEEKPKPKDRITSCLLENWNKGEGLGYEGIGLGIGLRGAIRLPSFKVKRKEPPEAASAGDQKRIRPSTSVDDEDEESERDRDLPDAALELSRKDPEAVGLRRRPARPLELDSEGEEEDSGKEEEEEEEESSSEKETEREEEEGVMKSMSDKEEEEEEDVNEEEEEEEEEEEEEEDEETEAQISEKEEDQDSEEAEDLGSPASSRAELESSDESEESSDFGTSSDSDDEDEEEEEEEEEEEEEEDEQEEGENYEEQMEDEEGVSLSHERETLPAELGLESLTPGLEDEDEKETILELFPVEEDYIPLGLAEPSAPEGEEMKEDTRPAEEQDQEIPEESLASDVLAVIERAQEEKLRLSPMCMTAEESEPDVELEPEMLDGPKPDAQEGEGLRPPTPVELFGEVLSNKTSFFTKPSDSTLEIQAKGKSPCVAEEEEEDEEEDQLPRTPGREVVTPMESTGLPFTAMPPCSLPLPSSVAPHKEEYLLLPDKFPDHLAPSKTALEEELPRTPGRDILAKCSHSLSKSHSTDTIPATPGSEAPLTGSSLTLSSPPVSGSPFSYPSQSPGINSGGIPRTPGRDFTFTPTFPEPGATALPCLLSSKKPSEEEPDEKVFKEPLGASLLAGVNSVPSPIPFASPPVPAFHTHLDLAPGQPLTVRPCLFTDSKMALEECGPDARSILPFPDIPMASPPLPPPSPSSILPIKRKPGRPKRASPLGPMLEAYSDKPVEAPPLLPIPVALTESPVNKELFGSHPEGFYALKDPEAVTLDFRNDGFHERLPPDVLMEKLPFKELENQWNEDFKEEEGYLKAKRQQWRRQKKRPDDVPQIPSPDYSPPRFQFRPRSEFEEMTILYDIWNGGIDEEDIQFLCVTYDHLLQQDNGMDWLNDTLWVYHPPTSFFTPKKKKRDDGMREHVTGCARSEGYYKIDKKDKLKYLNNSRAFAEDPPTDTQGMSIPAQLHVSTRAGSERRSEQRRLLSSFTGSCDSDLLKFNQLKFRKKKLKFCKSHIHDWGLFAMEPIAADEMVIEYVGQNIRQVIADMREKRYEDEGIGSSYMFRVDHDTIIDATKCGNFARFINHSCNPNCYAKVITVESQKKIVIYSKQHISVNEEITYDYKFPIEDVKIPCLCGSENCRGTLN; encoded by the exons GTGAGAAGCGCATGCATTTTTATGAGCTCCTTGTGAACGGGCTCTACACTCCGCAGACTTTGCCAGTGGAGACTGAACAAGACGCATCCCCCACCCTCAGCGAGACCCTGCAG cTGGCCGACACTCTGAAACGGCTCAAGGACAGCGGTCTTTCTTCGGCAGGATCCTCCACCACCCCAAACAGCAGCACCCCGTTTTCCCACGACACGGCCTTTTCCAGTTGTCGACAGGACACCCCCAACTCCTACAGCCAGTTCACCCCCCAGTCCCAAGGAACGCCTCTGACCCCACGTGTGGGGACCCCCTTTTCCCAGGACTCCGCCTACTCTAGTCGACAGACCACGCCGGCCTACCATTTTGGACAGGACTCCAGCTACAAACCCCGGAGGCACGAAACGAAATTCACGGATGCTTATAACCGCCGTCTGGGCCACCACTACGTGCATAACTCAGCCGGGACTTTCCGAAGCTCCGAGCATCAGTTCGGCGCCTTCAAGTCCCATCAGCCGGAAACGGTGCAATATCCCCAGGCGTCTCCCGTGAGTCACTCGGGTGCTTCGACGTACAAATCCGCCTTCTCCCCCTACCAAGCCCCAGCCACGTACCCCCAGCCCGAAGAGCCCCAATTTTCTCAAACGTCCCGGGAAGTGGAATACCGgcggcccccacccccaccccccgccgaGGTGACCGTCGAAAGTAGCGCAGCTCCTCCTGCGGAATTCGTCCCTGCGAAGGACAAACCGGAGgagccccctcctcttcctcctccgccgCCCCCGGAGCCCGACAGTCTTAATGAGCCTTCCTCTGTGGGGCCGTCTTTCGGCCAGACTCCAGAAGGGAGCGAGACGCCCGGCACCCCAACCGTAGAATCGGAAAGTCAGCCTAACAGTTTGGACTCGAGGatcgaaatgcttttaaaagagcaGAGAACAAAACTCTATTTTCTCAACGAGCACGACTCGGACAATGAGATACGAATGGAAGGCAGTCCCATTTCCTCGTCCTCTTCCCAGCTTTCCCCGATCCCAAACTCGCAGCCCAACTATAGAGCGCAAACCCCTTCCTCGCGCCCTTCCAGCACCGGCTTGGAAGACATCAGCCCAACCCCGTTGCCCGATTCGGATGACGACGAGCCCATCACCGTGGTAGCTTCTGCCTGCCAGAACTCGAGAGGGGCAGCTGAGGCGAGTGTCACACCTGTGGACCAGCTCAACAGGACTTCCAAATCGGAACCCTTGGAGGCTAAAGAGACGCAGCCGGTTGGCAGCAGCCCCGTGCCGGAAGAAATGGAAGAG tGTCATCAGTCTTCAGGGGAAGACATGGAGATCTCGGATGACGAGATGAGCGAATCGCCCAGCGCGGAATGTGCCAAGAACATTGTCGTGAACACCTCCATTGGCAACACCGCTGTGATGACCTCCTCCATCCCGATGCCTCCGCCCGGCTTTCCTCCGCtgccgccgcctccgcctcccCAGCCGGTCTTCCCGatgccgcctcctcttcctcccccgcctccgcccacccacccggccgTCACCGTCCCCCCTCCGCCCCTGCCGACCCCTCCGGGGGTCCCTCCCCCTCACATCTTGCCCCCTCTGCCTCCCTTCCATCCCGGGATGTTTCCTCTGATGCAGATGGACATGATCAGCGTCCTGGGCAACCAGTGGGGGGGCCTGTCCATGTCTTTCCAAATGCAAACCCAGATGCTCAGCCGCCTGATGCAAGGGCAGAACACCTACCAGTATCCCCCCTTCGTGAGCAACCGGATGCAGTTTGTGAACCTCCCTCCCTACCGGCATTTCTCCATGGGGGCAGCTATGAACCGGGGTCAGCAGTGGCCGCCTTTGCCCAGGTTTGACCCTTCCGTCCCCCCTCCGGGTTACGAGCCCAAGAAGGAAGATCCGCACAAGGCCACGGTGGACGGCGTCCTCTTGCTGATCGTGAAGGAACTCAAAGCAATAATGAAAAGGGATTTGAACAAAAAGATGGTTGAAGTGGTGGCGTTTCGGGCGTTCGACGATTGGTGGGACAAGAAAGAACGTCTCGCTAAG GCATCTTTGACCCCGGTAAAATCTGGGGACCATAAAGACGAGGAGAAGCCGAAACCAAAGGACCGCATCACCTCCTGCCTTCTGGAGAACTGGAACAAAGGAGAAGGGTTGGGCTACGAAGGGATCGGCTTGGGCATCGGGCTGCGAGGGGCCATCCGGCTACCGTCTTTTAAG GTGAAGAGAAAGGAACCACCTGAAGCTGCCTCAGCTGGAGACCAGAAGCGGATTCGGCCATCTACCTCCGTAGATGATGAAGATGAAG AATCCGAACGCGATCGAGACCTGCCCGATGCAGCCTTGGAGCTCTCCAGGAAAGATCCGGAAGCTGTGGGCCTACGAAGAAGACCAGCCAGGCCACTGGAGCTGGATagcgaaggagaggaggaagactctggcaaggaagaggaagaagaggaggaggaatcctcttcagaaaaggagacagaacgggaggaagaggaaggagtgatGAAATCCATGTCCGataag gaagaggaggaagaggaagatgtcaacgaagaagaggaggaggaggaagaggaggaggaggaggaggaggacgaagagACCGAAGCACAGATCAGTGAAAAGGAAGAGGATCAAGATTCTGAAGAAG CAGAAGATCTAGGAAGCCCTGCCTCTTCCAGAGCAGAACTTGAGTCGTCCGATGAAAGTGAGGAATCCTCAGACTTCGGGACAAGTTCTGATtctgatgatgaagatgaagaagaggaggaggaggaagaggaggaggaggaggaagaagacgagCAGGAGGAGGGTGAAAATTACGAGGAGCAGAtggaggatgaggagggggtctcTTTATCCCATGAGAGGGAGACCTTGCCTGCTGAACTGGGCCTCGAGTCCCTCACTCCAGGGCTTGAAGATGAGGATGAAAAAGAGACCATCTTAGAACTCTTCCCGGTAGAGGAGGACTACATCCCCCTAGGCCTGGCAGAACCTTCGGCTCCAGAAGGAGAAGAGATGAAAGAAGATACCAGGCCAGCAGAAGAGCAGGACCAGGAGATTCCCGAGGAGTCCTTGGCGTCCGATGTGCTGGCCGTGATCGAGAGAGCTCAGGAGGAGAAGCTCCGGCTATCTCCAATGTGTATGACAG CGGAGGAGTCTGAACCAGACGTCGAACTGGAGCCTGAGATGCTGGACGGTCCAAAACCAGATGCCCAGGAGGGTgaaggcctccgtcctccgacCCCCGTGGAACTCTTTGGAGAAGTCTTGTCTAACAAGACCTCCTTTTTCACTAAGCCCAGTGACAGCACTTTAGAAATCCAAGCAAAAGGCAAATCACCCTGCGTagctgaggaggaagaggaggatgaggaagaggaccAGCTTCCTCGGACTCCCGGGAGGGAAGTGGTGACTCCCATGGAGTCCACTGGGCTTCCTTTCACCGCCATGCCGCCCTGCTCGCTTCCCCTGCCCTCTTCCGTCGCACCTCACAAAGAGGAATACTTGCTCCTTCCGGACAAGTTCCCCGATCACTTAGCCCCAAGCAAAACAGCACTAGAGGAGGAGCTGCCCCGGACGCCGGGACGGGATATTTTAGCCAAGTGTTCCCACAGCCTCTCCAAGTCCCACAGCACGGACACCATCCCCGCCACGCCGGGGAGCGAAGCGCCTCTCACCGGAAGCAGCCTGACTCTGAGTTCTCCTCCGGTGTCAGGCAGCCCTTTCTCGTACCCGTCCCAATCCCCCGGCATCAACAGCGGGGGCATTCCCCGGACCCCTGGGCGGGATTTCACCTTCACACCCACATTCCCCGAGCCTGGTGCTACTGCCCTCCCTTGCCTTCTGTCGAGCAAGAAGCCGTCGGAGGAGGAGCCCGATGAGAAAGTCTTCAAAGAACCTCTCGGGGCTTCCTTGTTGGCTGGCGTGAACAGCGTGCCCTCCCCCATCCCCTTTGCCAGCCCCCCTGTGCCGGCTTTTCACACCCACTTGGACTTAGCGCCCGGCCAGCCTCTCACGGTTCGTCCTTGCCTGTTCACGGACTCCAAGATGGCGCTAGAGGAGTGCGGTCCAGACGCAAGGTCCATCTTACCCTTCCCGGACATCCCCATGGCTTCGCCCCCTCTCCCTCCGCCCAGCCCCTCTTCCATCCTCCCCATCAAAAGGAAACCGGGCCGGCCGAAACGAGCTTCTCCTTTAGGACCCATGTTGGAGGCCTATTCGGACAAGCCCGTAGAAGCTCCACCTCTCCTTCCCATTCCGGTGGCCTTGACAGAAAGTCCTGTGAACAAAGAGCTATTTGGTAGCCATCCCGAGGGTTTCTATGCCCTCAAAGATCCGGAAGCGGTCACCTTGGACTTCCGGAACGACGGTTTCCACGAGAGGTTGCCTCCCGACGTCCTGATGGAGAAACTCCCCTTCAAGGAGCTGGAGAACCAGTGGAACGAGGACTTCAAAGAAGAAGAAGGCTACCTGAAAGCCAAAAGGCAACAGTGGAGGCGGCAGAAGAAGAGGCCCGACGATGTCCCGCAGATCCCTTCTCCCGACTACTCCCCCCCTCGGTTCCAATTCCGGCCCCGCTCCGAGTTCGAGGAGATGACCATTCTGTATGACATCTGGAACGGAGGGATCGACGAAGAGGACATCCAGTTCCTCTGCGTCACCTACGATCACCTGTTACAGCAAGACAATGGCATGGACTGGTTGAACGACACCCTGTGGGTGTACCATCCT CCAACCAGCTTTTTcaccccaaagaagaagaaacggGACGATGGGATGCGGGAACACGTCACCGGCTGCGCCCGAAGTGAAGGCTATTACAAAATCGACAAGAAGGACAAGCTGAAATACCTCAATAACAGCCGAGCGTTTGCAGAAGACCCTCCCACCGATACGCAG GGAATGAGCATCCCTGCTCAGCTCCACGTTTCCACCCGGGCGGGCTCCGAGCGGAGGTCAGAACAGCGCAGGCTCCTCTCATCCTTCACGGGCAGCTGCGACAGCGACTTGCTCAAATTCAACCAGCTCAAG TTCCGGAAGAAGAAGCTAAAATTCTGCAAGAGTCACATTCACGACTGGGGGCTCTTTGCCATGGAGCCCATTGCTGCCGACGAGATGGTGATCGAGTACGTGGGCCAAAATATCCGACAG GTCATTGCTGACATGCGAGAGAAGCGGTATGAAGACGAAGGCATTGGGAGCAGCTACATGTTCCGAGTGGACCATGACACAATCATCGACGCAACCAAGTGCGGAAACTTCGCCCGCTTCATCAACCACAGTTGCAAC CCCAACTGCTACGCGAAGGTCATCACGGTGGAGTCACAGAAGAAGATCGTCATCTACTCCAAGCAGCACATCAGCGTGAACGAGGAAATCACCTACGACTACAAGTTCCCCATCGAGGATGTCAAGATCCCCTGCTTGTGTGGCTCCGAGAACTGTCGAGGGACCCTGAattaa